The stretch of DNA CACGGTGGGGAAGGAAAGCAGGGTGTCTACCACCAGCCGGACAGCGCGTTTGCCGGGAAACGTGCAGTAGCCCAGCAGAAAGCCCAGCGGCGCGCCCATGAGCACGGTAAGCAGGATGGCCAGCGTGGAAACGTATACAGTGGCGTATACGGCGGACCATGTTTCCTCATTCCCGCTCAGCAGCAGGTGGAATGCCGTGATGAAACCGTCCAGTATGAAGTCCATTATCTCCCCGTCAGGTATGAAAAAGGGCGGCACCGGGTCCGCCCTGCAATACGTGGAAGTGCGCCGCGATGCAAGACATGGCGGCGGAGTTGCGTTCTACTTCCCGGCGTTGGGCACGAACAGGGGCTTGCCCATGAGGGAGAACTCGCCGATGAGCTTCTGGGTGGCGGGAGAGGCCATCCATTCGATGTACTTCATGGCGAGGTCGTACTTGGCGTTGGGGCACTTTTCCGGATTTACCGCAATACCGCTGTACTGGTTGAAGAGGGCGCCGTCGCCTTCCACCAGAATGACCATGGGCGGATTGCCGTTGTGGGACGCCTCATACTTGATGAAGGTGCCGCGGTCCGTGAGGGTGTAGGCACCCTTTTCGCTCGCCACGTTGATGGTGGGCAGCATGCCCTGCCCTGTCTGGATGTACCATGCTTCCTTTTCCGGGACAGCCATGCCTGCTTCCTTCCACAGGCCCAGTTCCTTCTTGTGCGTGCCGGAATCGTCGCCGCGCGAGCAGAAGGGGGTGGAGGTCTGCGCGAACTTGGCCAGTGCATCACGCACGGAAAGGCCCTTTACCTGCGCCGGATCGGCGGCGGGGCCCACAATGACGAAGTCGTTGTACATGAGCTGAACGCGGTTAACGCCGTGACCGGCCTCCACAAAGGCTTTTTCCGCACCCGGAGCGTGCACGAGCAGGACGTCCACATCGCAGTTTTTGCCAAGCTCAAGTGCCTTGCCCGTTCCCACGCCTGTCCAGCGCAGGTCTATGCCTGTATCGGCGGCAAAGGCGGGTTGCAGGACGTCCAGAAGGCCGGTGTCGTCGGTGCTGGTGGTGGTGGCCATCATCAGGACGGGGTTTTCCGCCCGCGCCGCGCCGGGCAGGGCCAGAGCAACGAGCAGCAGCATAAGCAGGAATCGGTGCATGAGTCTCTCCGTTTTGGTTATTTATGGTAATTTATAGCAAGTCTGTACCGTGATTTGCAAGCTACATAACGAATATGAACTTGTCTACCGTGTTTACCCTGCTTATGGTTTGGCACTTTGCGCCTGATTTTTTTTAGTATGTTAAACAAGGTGTTACGCTCAAGGGAGTGAGAGGGGTTTGGTTTTTGTTTGGGGAGGCTTACAGAAACGAACCAAAAGATACGAAGATAAACAGGGGGCTTCTTCGCTATGGGGCTGGCGCTTGGATTATGCCGTACGGCGTGAGCAATGACGTAAGGAAATGGCATTGGGTAATGACGTAAGGAAATGGCATTGGGTAATGACGTAAGGAAATGGCATAGGGTAATGACGTAAGGAAATCACGCTGGGAAATGGCGTCAGGTAATGACATTGAGTAATGACGTCGGGCCTTTGCAAGGACGCAGGCGTTTGGGCGGGGAGGCGGCAGAGGGCAGGATGGGCCGGGAGCAGGCAAAAAAATAGAGCGATTCGTATGATTCAAGGCGGAATTGGGGGGCAATCCTCAAACTTGTACGAATCGCTCAATTTCTACCGGCACAGGCCGGAAATAGGGCGTATATGTGTTGTTGAGAGTCCGGACCATGAAGAAATATGGTGGACACCTCCGCAACAAAGTAAAGATAACACCGACAGGGTCGTTTGGCAAGAGGTGCGGGGCGAAAAGCAACTGCCGGTTGCTGCCCGTAGCTGTTCGTTGCTGCCCGTTACGGTCTGTTACTGCCTGTTGCAGCCTGTTGTTGCCTGTTATTGTCTGTTACCGGGAGTGCAGTTAGTGCCTGTCAGCGGCTTACCCAGAGAGAGAATTTATTCACGCTTTCGTGCAGGCCGAGGCTTACGGACGACTTGAACAGACACTGGAGCAGGGATTCCGGCAAGTCCTGCCTGCGGCCCACCGCCACGACAGCGTATTCTCCTTCATCCGCCAGACGCAGGATGGTCCGGGTCTTGTCATCGGCGTCCATGATCAGGGTGCTGATGCGCGACTCTTCCACACCGTTTTCGCGGATGCGCACGATGGCCTCTTCCAGCGCGGACTCCGGCGTTATGCCGCCTTCCCGGAGGTGCAGGACGGTCACCCGGTGGCGGGGTTCGTGCGCCATCATGAACCCCACATGGTCTGCCACATTGGCGCAGGAAGAGGAGCCGTCTGTGCAGAGCAGGATGTTGCTGCGTTCCGGTGCGGGCTGGTTGCAGACCCAGACGGGAAAATCGCCGCCTTCCCACAACAGGCCGCGGCTTACGCTGGTGGTGAAGACGCGCTCCAGACAGTCCAGATAGCGGCGGCCCACCACCACGGCATCATACAGGCCCCTGCGTGCCTCGGCGATGATGTCGCGGACCACGCCGTGCTGTTTCGGTATGACCTTGGTTTCTATATGCGCTTCCGGGAAGCCGTGCCCGACAAGCCATTGGCGCGCCTCTGCCACCATTTCCCTTCCTTTGCGCTGCTGGCTGTCGGAGAGGGTTGTCTCTTCCTGCGACTGGGCATCGGCGTAGCCGGAGGGGGCAACATAGAGCAGGGTCAGCCGTATATCTTCTTTATGGTGGAAGAAGGAGACAGCAAAGCGCATGCCCCATGCGTAGGTCATGTCGTCACTTACGGTGAGCAGAAGGGCCTTTTCCATAACGCCTCCAGCAGTGGTCCGAAATGGTGGGAGCGGCGGTCGGTTCGTCGATTGCGGGTATCAGTTGCCGAACAGATAGCCGTATTTCACGGCAATGCCGTCCGTGCGTTCGGCCAGAACCCGCGCAACGTCTGCCACGCCTGCCTCGCTGACCACGCCGGTCTGGCGACCGAGGTAGTATTGCAGGTTGCCCCGGCTTTCGGAATAGACCCAGACCACGGCGTAGGCGGAGCCTACATCAGGCCGGGAAGGAAATTCCGAAACCGTGGACACGAGGACGTTCAGTTTGGGTTTGTCGGCATCGGTAAGCTGGAACAGGCTGGAGGTGTTGAAAATTTCTTTGAGCTGGAAGGCAAGGCGGGCACCGATGGTGTCTTCGCCTTCGTGTTCCACGGCCACTGTGGTGGATTTGCCCGTGGAAACCTGTTGCGGCGCATCTTTGAGGGGTTTCTTTTCCGGTTCTTCCGCGAATGCCGGGAGTGCCGGAACAGCCAGAGCCAGCAGGAGCAGGGTTGCGAGGATATGCAGGAACAGACGCGGCATTGCGGTCTCCTTTGTGTGTGGGTTGTTTGTGGGAGATTGTACAGCCGCAGGCGGGGTAAGGCAACTGTGGCGGAGGAAAAAGTCATGCCTTGCGGCTATCTATCTTCTTCAGGCGCAGGGGTGCGTATAAACTGCGAGAGCACGAGGGAGACGCATGCCAGACCCGCCGCGCCCAGAAAGGGAATGCGGTAGTCCACCATCCACAGCATGCCGCCCACGGCGGGAATGAATACGGCGGCGATGTGGTTGATAGTGAAGCTGACCGCCATGCTGGGGGCGATGTCCGCCGGGTCGGCTATCTTCTGGAAATAGGTTTTTATGGCCATGGCGAAGTTGTAGAACACATGGTCGAGAATATACAGGGCGGCCACGAGCAGCTTGCTCTGCACGACGGCATAGCCCACGAAGACAGCGATGAGGGCCGCGTATTCCAGCGTGAGCATCCGCCGCTCTCCGAAACGGGTTACCGCTCTGCCGATGGCGGGAGAGAGGAACCAGTTTACGGCGTTGTTGAGTATGAACAGGGCTGTTATCTCCTGCACGGAGAAGCCGAACCGCTGCACCATGAGGAATACGGCAAAGGCCACAAATATCTGCCTGCGCGCCCCGCTGAAGAAAGTGAGCAGGTAGAACAGCCAGTACCGCCTGCGCAGCACCATGCCGCGCCGCTGCGGAACCGTGTGGCGTGAAACGGGGTTTTGGGTGAAGCACCACAGGGCTGCCAGTACTGCCACGCACCCGAAGAGGAGGAACAGGGTGTGGTATTCCAGCACGGGGGAAAGCAGGAAGATGGCGATACCCACCGCGATATTGGCTCCGGAGGAGAAGCCACGCATTCTGCCCATGACGGCGGGAGCCTGCGCCTTGTTGAAGTATTGCAGCACCAGCGACTGGTGGACGGTTTCATAATAGTGGAAGCCGAAGCTCATGATCAGCGTGGTGAAGATGACGCCGTGGAACGAGGGGAAGAAGCCCGTTATGGCGACGCCCACGCCCAGTGTGAGAACGGAAAGGGCGACCAGCGTGTGTTCGCGCACGACCAGCATGATGTAGATGACCAGCAGGGAGAGGAAGCCCGGAACCTCCCGCAGGGATTGCACGAGGCCGTTCTGCTCGCCTGTGAGTCCTGCCAGTTCTACGGCGAAGTTGTTGTAGAGTGTGCGCCAGCCCTGAAAAGCGGCGGCTACGGCGAGCACCAGCACCAGCAGAAAGATGAACATGCGCCGGTTGTCGGCGTCTATGGCGGACGGATGTGACATGCGTTTTCCGGTTGTAGGCGTGCTTTGGAAGAATGGCAACCTGCTGTTTGCCCTGCTGGTTCCTGTCGTTCTCCCTTCCGTTCTCCCTTCCGTTCTCTCTGTCATTACCGGAAGCCATGCGCAACCGGGCATGAGCCTGCCGGCGGTGCACATGGCGCAATGCCCGGCGGCGACAGAGAAACGCCCCGGGCAGGAAGCCGCGGGGCGTTGTGTGCGTTGCTGTATGCGCTTTGGGGGCGGGGTGATTAGCCGCCCAGATAGGCTTTTTTGACTTCCGGGTCGTTGGCAAGCTTTTCCGCAGGGCCGGAGGCCACGATTTCGCCGGTATCCAGCACGTAGCCCCGGTGTGCGAGGCTGAGGGCCACCTTGGCGTTCTGCTCCACCACCACGATGGTGAGGCCGTCTTCCTGATTGATCTGCTTGAGCGTGCGGAACATCTCGTACATGAGCAGCGGGGCAAGGCCCATGGACGGTTCGTCCAGCAGGAGCACTTCGCACTTGGTCATGAGCGCGCGTCCCACGGCGAGCATCTGCTGTTCGCCGCCGGAGAGGGATTCGCTGCGCTGGTTCTTGCGTTCCGCCAGACGGGGAAACAGATCGAAAATGCGGCTGAGGTCGCGCTGAATTTCCGAGGCAGGGTCGTTCTTGCGGGCATAGGTGGCCAGTGTCAGGTTTTCCATGACCGTGAGGTTGCCGAAGATGCGGCGGCCTTCCGGTGCGAGGGCCAGATTGAGCTTGGCCACCACATCGTGCGGTTCCACAGTGAGGATGGACTGCCCGCGATACTTGATGTCGCCCGCTGTGACGCGGGGTGCCTCTGGCGGGGGCAGCCGCATGATGGTGTTGAGCGTGGTGGATTTTCCCGCGCCGTTGGCACCGATAAGCGTAACTATTTCGCCCTGATCCACATGGAAGCTGATGCCGTGCAGCGCTTCTATGTTGCCGTATTTTACGAAGAGGTTTTCTATGGATAGCAGCATCAGATTGTATCGTCTCCCAGGTAGGCCTTGATAACCACCGGATTGGACTGGATTTCTTCCGGGGTACCATCGGCGATGGTGGAACCGAAGTCGATGACCTTGATGTGTTCGCACAGGGTCATGACCACCTTCATCTGGTGTTCGATCATCCAGATGGTGATGTCGAACTCGTCATGTATCCAGCGGATGAGCTTGATGAGGCCTTCCACGTCTACGGAGTTGAGTCCTGCCGCGGGTTCGTCCAGCAGCAGAAGCTTGGGCCGGATGGACATGGCGCGGGCTATCTCCACACGGCGCTGCATGCCGTAAGGAAGGTTTTTGGGCCGCTCATCCGCATATTCCTTGAGGCTCATGGCCTCCAGCATTTCCCACGCCACCGTATCTATGGAGCGTTCGCGGTTTGCGTAGCGTTTGGTACGCAGGAAGGCGTCCCACACGCTGTAGCCCATCTGGTAGTGCTGGGCGATGCGGATATTATCCAGCACAGTCATGTCGTGCCACAGGCGGATATTCTGGAAGGTGCGGGCGATGCCGAGCTTGGTGACCTGATGCGGCTTAAGCCCTGCCGTGTTCTGCCCGTTGAAGGTTATGGAGCCTTCTGTGGGCTGGTAGAACCCGGAGGTGAGGTTGAACACGGTGGTCTTGCCCGCGCCGTTGGGGCCGATGAGCGCGAGAAGCTGGCCTTCTTCAATATTGATGTTGAAGTCGGAGACGGCTTGCAGGCCGCCGAATCGTTGGGTCAGATTTTTGATTTCGAGCAGTGCCATGGTCATCTACCCCTACTTGAAGCTGTAGTATTTGCGCAGTTTGGGGAAGATGTCCGGCAGTTCCCTGTTCCCCATGATGCCTTCCGGCCGGAACTGCATGAGGAAGAACAGGATCATCGGAATGATGACCCACTTCCAGACCTGCGAAATCTCGTAGCTGTCCGGTACGATGCCCAGCGAGTGCAGCAGGGTGTCCACACCGGGGATGATGAACCGCAGCGATTCGATGAGCAGGGTGAAGAGGATGGCGCTGAGCACTGACCCGCTCAGAGAGCCCATGCCGCCGAGGTAGACCATGACCAGACATTCCGTGGACTTCATGATGTTGAACGACTGCGGGTTAACGTAGCCGTAAACGTGGGCGAAGAGACCGCCTGCAAGTCCGGCAAGGCCTGCGGAGAGCATGAATGCCGCGATTTTCATCTTGTCTGTGTTCACGCCCATGATGTTGGCGGCCACCTCATCCTGATTGATGGCGATGATGCCCTTGCCGTAGGTGGAGGAGACGAATCGGCGGATGAGCCACACGGAGAAGATGGTGCCGATGATGATCCAGATGAGCATCCACGGAATGTTCACCACGTCGTGCATGGAGTTTACCACGCGCTTCATGCCCTGAAAGCCGCGCGGGCCGCCTATGGCGTCCATGTTCTCTATGACGGAGATAACCATGTAGTTGGCGGCGATGGTGATGATGGCAAGGTAGTCGCCGCGTGTTTTGAACGAGGGCAGCGCCACGATGAGCCCCGCCAGCGCAGCGACCGCCGCCCCGATGAGGATGACGACGGGAAAGCCTATCCATGCGAATTCCGGCGGGAACCATGCATCGCCGAACACGCGGTCACGCGTGAAGAGCACCACGGAGAGCACTGAGGATATGTAGGCCCCCACGCACATGAACCCGGCGTGTCCGCAGGCGAATTCGCCCATGTAGCCGTTTACGATGTTAAGGCTGGAAGAGAGGATAATGTTTATCCCGATAAACATGATGACCGTGAGGATGTACTGGTCAAGGACATTGAACTGCGCTGCGCCTACCAAACCGAGGCAGGCCAGGAAGAGCGCGATGGTGAAGGTGTGTTTCTGCATCGGAATTTCCCGGGATTCGGTTTGCTAGATTTTGGTGGTCTTTGCCACGCCGAAGAGTCCGGTGGGTTTGACCCACAGAATCATCAGCAGGATGGAGAAGGCGAAGAGGTCCCTGTAGGAGGAGGGCAGCACGGAGGCCACGCCTATCTCGATGAAGGCCAGCAGGAAGCCCCCGATGAAGGCACCGCGTATGTCGCCTATGCCGCCCACCACGGCTGCGATGAAGGCCTTCCAGCCTATGAGCGCGCCCATGTAGGGTTCCAGAATGGGGTAGGACATGGCGAACAGCATGCCTGCAAGCCCAGCAAAGCCGGAGCCGAGAACAAAGGTGAACACGATGACCGTGTTCAGCGGAATGCCCATGAGCGGAACGGCAAATTTGTCGAAGGAAACCGCCCGCATGGCCATGCCTATTTTGGTTTTGGTCACTATCCAGTTCAGCAGCAGGAAGGTGAGCACGGCGGTTATGATGACCATGAGCTTGAGGTTGGTGATGGTAACCACCCCGCCCAGATTGATGACCACGGTGTCCACGATGTCCGGAAATTTCTTGCGGCTGGCACCCAGAAGGGCGAGGTTGCCGTTTTCGAGGATGAGGCCGCACATGAGGGCCGTGATGACCACGTAGAGACGGTGCGCCCCTTTGCGCCGTAAGGGGCGGTAGGCAACCCGTTCCAGCGTAACCCCCACGCAGGCGGTGAGAATCATGGTAAGCGGGATAGCCATGGCTACGAGTGTCCAGCCGGAAAGGAAGCCGCTGAACTCAGCCAGAAGCAGTGAAGAAATGAAGAACGCGATGTACGCACCGACCATGAAAACGTCGCCATGGGCAAAGTTGATGAGCAGCAGTACCCCGTATACCAGCGTGTAACCAATGGCGATAAGGGCGTAGAAGCTGCCCCACTGCAACGAGTTGATTATGTATTGCAGGATGCTCTGTAGCAGATCCACCGGGGGAGACCCTCCTCGACAGCATGCCGCCGGGCTGCCGCTGTGCTGTCGGTTTGATGGTTGGCGTTGTTGCGGTGTGGAAAAAAGGCGGCGGGCCGAACCCGCCGCCTTGTTCATGTGCGGGAGCGATTATTCAGGGCAGACGGATTCTGTGTATTCGAACTGACCTTCAGGGCTGATCTTGACGACCACGGCGCACTTGATGGGGTCGCCCTGCTCGTCAAACTTCATGGAGCCGGTGATGCCTTCAAAGGTGGTGATGGCGGCCATGGCGTCGCGGATGGACTTGCGCATGGCGCGGGTGTCGGATTCCACCTTGCCGTGATTCTGGATGGCTTGCAGCACGATGCGGGTTGCGTCCCAGGTGAGGGCGGCAACGTCGTCCGGGGTGTAGCCGTATTTGGCGGAGTAGCGGTCGATGAACTCCTTGGTGGCACCGGTGGCACCGGCAGCAGCGTAGTGGGTGGAGAAGTACTGGCCCACGCAGTCGTTGCCGCACAGGGTCATGAGTTCAGCGGAGCCCCATGCATCGGAACCCATGAAGGGGCCCTTGTAGCCGAGCTGACGGGCCTGCTTCACGATCAGGGCAACCTGATTGTAGTTGTTGGGGATGAAGATGAAGTCGGGGTTGCCACGGATGATGGTGGAAAGCTGGGCGGAGAAGTCCTGATCCTTGGTGCCGTGGGATTCGAATGCCACAACGCTCTTGGCACCCATCTTGGCTTCCCATTCTTTCTTGAAGATCTCTGCCAGACCCTTGGAGTAGTCGTTGGAGACGTCAAAGATAACGGCTGCGGTCTTTGCGCCGAAGGTCTTTGCGGAGAAGTTCACGGCCACGGGACCCTGGAAGGGGTCAAGGAAGGCGGCGCGGAACACCCAGGGACGGTCGAAGGTGGCGTCGGGGTTGGTGGACCACGGGGAGATCATCGGGGTTTCGTTGTCATCGCAGGTGCCGCCTGCAGGAACGGCCTGCTTGGAGGAGTTGGGGCCGACAATGGCCACAACGCGGTCGCGCTCGATGAGCTTGAGGGCAACGTTCACCGCAGATTCGGCCTTGGATTCGTTGTCTTCGTACACGAACTCGAGCATGTACTTCTGACCGCCTACTTCCAGACCGCCTGCGCCGTTGATGTCTTCCTTCAGCATTTCAGCGGCAAACTTGGATGCTTCGCCCACTTTGGGGATGTCGCCCGTCAGGGGGAGGTTGAAGCCGATTTTGATGGTTTCTGCCGCAAGAGCGGGAGCGGCGAAAAGCAGCACGAACAGGGCTGCAAACAGGAATTTCCTCATGGATAGCCTCCTCAACATGGTGAAATGGTCAAAAAAAGTTGTTTCCCAGTGCGATGTACACTACCCGAAGCAGCGACACTTGCAACCACTTTTTCGCGAATTGCGCTTTTTGTCAATAGTCTTTAAAAACAGCTAGTTGCAAAATAACAAATTTGTACACTAAAAAACCTCATTAATTCGGACGGTTGCATGGTCATGTTCAAGGGTGTTTCTTCCATTCCCAGGAAATGATTGATTGATCAATTCTAACCTATCTGTCTGAATTATTATCCTTTAAACAATTTCGTGAATCAAAAAGGTGCTTGACAGGCTGTTTTGCAAGCGTTTGTCGATGTCTTCATGTCTTGTTGTTACAATTGTGTTTTTGCGCAGATAATTTGGAAAAAGAGATGTTTTCCGCACCAAGGCACGTTGTATCCGGCGCGAATGGAAATTGAGGTTGTCCGTTTGGTCCGGGTTGGCTACAACAGGCTGAGTGAAATGGCGTTTTGATCCAGCGAACAATCCGTGATGCGCTCCGGTATGCCCGGGAGCGACAGGAGTTTTCAGCCATGCTGAACGTGCCCTTTGCCAAGCTGAGCCCCGGTGGCAATACCACCATTCTGCTTTCCATACCCGCGCCGCCCATAGCCGAACGGGCACGTATGGCCAACGAGTTGATGCATCCGCTGCATCTGGGAGCGGAACAGGTGGGGTTTGCGGATATGGGCGCGGAGTTGCCGCGACTGGAGATGATGGGAGGGGAGTTTTGCGGGAACGCCGCCCGTTCCTTTGCCGCGTTGCTGGCAATGGAGGGGCATCCCGCACTGGAGTATTGTGACACTCGCGGGGAATGCGAAGGCATGGTCGCCATTTCAGGCGCGCACACGCCTGTACAGGTGCGGGTGCGAACCTGCACGGGAAGCGGGGCGGGCAAGACTGTGGGGGGCAGCCAGGGGTCATCCGTGCCGGAAAAAGGTGCGTGCGGCGGCGCAGACGGGACACCGAGGCGCGCAGCGGCGTGTCTGGATGCCTCTGTACGGCTGACGGTACCGGACATGGTGGGGGAGTGCCTGCATGCGGTGGAGCAGGGAATGGATGTTGTGCGTTTGCAGGGAATAACCCATGTGATGCTGGACGCGCAGAAGCATCCCTTGCCTACGCCGCTGGAACAGGGAGAGGTGTGCGGCGGGTTGCGCAGGCGTCTTGGGCTGGAGGGCGAGGCGGCGGCGGGGTGTGTATGGTATGCGCGCCATGGCGACAGTTGGAGAATTGACCCTGTGGTATGGGTGCGCGAAACCGGTTCTACCCATTACGAGACGGGGTGCGGGTCCGGCACGGTGGCACTGGGGCTGCTTGTGGCCGGAAGGAGCGGTGAGCCGTTTGTGCGCGATGTGCGCCAGCCGAGCGGGCAGTGTATACGCGCCGCCGTGACGCTGGCCGGACCGGACAGGTTCGGACAGGCGTGGATTGGCGGGCCTGTGCGGCTTGTGGCGCGGGGTGAGGCGTTTCTGTATTCCGTTTGAGCCGGGCTGCTGCGGGGAGCAGGGCGGAGTATCCGGCTGCCGACGAGCTGCCAGAGAGGAGGCAGATACTTGCCAGATACTTGGCAGACATGTGGCCGCGTGGTTGCCCTTGTGCCCCGGGGCGGATGCGGGTAGGGTGTGCCGGTATGTGCCGCCTGCACGTGCAGTGCAGGGAATGGACGGGCTGCATCAATAATATAGGTGTATAGTATAGTTGTACAGACGGCGGCATTCATGACGCGGATGCCGTAGACATAAATTTTTCCATAACCGTATTGGACAGACACACGCATGGATTTGACCCTTCTTGTTGATTTGTGGGAGTTTCTTTCTGTTGAGCGTCATGTGCCGGGTACGCTTGTGCTTAAGGTGGATCTTGGTATACGCCGTCATCCCAAGGCATCCGGCATATCCGGAGCGGCCAGTTGGCCTGCCATACGCAAGACACGCCTGAATATTTTTACCCGCAATCTGACCGTGGAATACGATACCAACCTGCTGCCCTACGAGCGGTTGCAGGAGTTGCTTGCATGCCCGGACCGTGACCGGATGCGGGCCATGGCGGAAGAATTTTCCGTAGCCTGAGCAGGCGTGAAATTATACTGGACAGAGCAGTGGTTGCCACGCAACAGTGATACGGTACACCTGAAGAGGCTTGTTGCGCGGAGCGTTTGTGCTGCGTTTGTGCCGGGTTGTGGTGAGACGTTGGCATCGTTATGCGGTTCCATACCGAGGAGGGACGGATCATGAACGAGAATAACCAGTATTTGACCTTTTCCCTTGCTGAGGAGATTTTCGCGCTGGATATCAGTTCCGTGCGCGAAGTTCTGGAGCTTGCGTCCATAACCCGTATTCCCAGAACGCCGCCCTACATGCGTGGGGTCATTAACCTGCGCGGTCATGCCGTGCCGGTTCTGGAGCTGCGTCGTAAGTTCGGTATGCCGCCTGTTTCCGACACCGTGAACACCTGCATTATCATCGTTGAGGTGGAGATGGGGGGAGATACCACCATAATAGGCACGCTGGTGGATTCTGTGCGCGAAGTGTTCGAAATGGGGCAGGATACCATTGAAGCCCCGCCCCGCATGGGCACTGCCATAAAGTCGGACTTCATCAGGGGCATGGGCAGGCAGGGTGAACATTTTGTCATCATTCTGGACGTGAACAGAATTTTCTCTGCCGAGGAACTGGCCGAGGTTTCCGCCACCGCGCCCGCTCCTGTGGGTGCCACTGCGCCGGAAGAGGCGCGCGCCTGATGTAACGGGGCATGCCCCATCCGATTGTTTTTGCCCTGTTCTGTATTTTTCTGCCCCGCGCCGCAAGGTTGCGGGGTTTTGTTTGCCGGTCTTGTCCGGTGCGGGGGAAGCGTGTATCACGGAGTAGCTGCCGGGCTTGCCGGACTGGCCGGAACCGTCGGATCTGCCGGACAGGCATGATGGCAGGGACGTGCCCGGCTGAACGCGTCGCCGGACCGCCGCGCGGGCGGTGTGACCAAGGAAAGACTGATACGGGGTATGCAGGACAGGGATGGAGCCTTGATGAAAGATATTGTTCCCGCCGACGTTGAAATGCTCCACGAAACCGAGGTGGAGGCGCTGCGCCGTGAAGTGGAGCGGTTGCGGCTGCGCAACGCCGAGCTGGAAGGGCGGCTGGCGAGGGGATTCAGGCCTGCATCGGTGGTATGGGGGGCGGTGGAGACGGCGGGCGACATTTTTATGGTGACCGACGACGCCGGGCGGGTGCTCCATGCGAACACGCCGGGGATGCAGATGCTGCTGGGAGAGATGCCGGAAGGAGGGGCGCTGGGAGAACTTGTTCTTTCCGAAAGGCTGCCCACAGGGCACCCGTGCCGCAAGGTGCTTGAGTTTGCCGTGAGCACCGGGGAGGGGCTGGCTCTTACGGAAGAGCAGGGAAGCCGTCTGCTGGAGTGTCGGGCCATGCCCGCGCAACTGTTTGGCAAGGCCGTTTTTTTTCTGGGGTTGTTTGACATAACGGAGCGCGACCACGCCCGGCACCTGCTGCTGCAGGCGCACAGGGTGCTGGAGGAGCGCATTGCCGCGCGGACGGCGGCGCTGCATGTGCAGATGCACCAGCGTATGCGGGCGGAAGAGGCGTTGCGGCAGGAGCGGGAGTTTTTCCGGCTTGTACTGGACACGGACCCCAGTTTTATTTCCGTATACGACGCGCAGGGTGCACCGCTGCTGGTGAACAGGGCGTTTACATCGCTTTTCGGCTTTGCGGAAGACGCTCCGCTGGAAGAGGTGTTTTGTTCCGGGTCGCCCGCATGGGTGCTGGTGGGAGATGCCGCA from Desulfovibrio psychrotolerans encodes:
- a CDS encoding substrate-binding domain-containing protein; protein product: MHRFLLMLLLVALALPGAARAENPVLMMATTTSTDDTGLLDVLQPAFAADTGIDLRWTGVGTGKALELGKNCDVDVLLVHAPGAEKAFVEAGHGVNRVQLMYNDFVIVGPAADPAQVKGLSVRDALAKFAQTSTPFCSRGDDSGTHKKELGLWKEAGMAVPEKEAWYIQTGQGMLPTINVASEKGAYTLTDRGTFIKYEASHNGNPPMVILVEGDGALFNQYSGIAVNPEKCPNAKYDLAMKYIEWMASPATQKLIGEFSLMGKPLFVPNAGK
- a CDS encoding universal stress protein; its protein translation is MEKALLLTVSDDMTYAWGMRFAVSFFHHKEDIRLTLLYVAPSGYADAQSQEETTLSDSQQRKGREMVAEARQWLVGHGFPEAHIETKVIPKQHGVVRDIIAEARRGLYDAVVVGRRYLDCLERVFTTSVSRGLLWEGGDFPVWVCNQPAPERSNILLCTDGSSSCANVADHVGFMMAHEPRHRVTVLHLREGGITPESALEEAIVRIRENGVEESRISTLIMDADDKTRTILRLADEGEYAVVAVGRRQDLPESLLQCLFKSSVSLGLHESVNKFSLWVSR
- a CDS encoding ABC transporter ATP-binding protein, yielding MALLEIKNLTQRFGGLQAVSDFNINIEEGQLLALIGPNGAGKTTVFNLTSGFYQPTEGSITFNGQNTAGLKPHQVTKLGIARTFQNIRLWHDMTVLDNIRIAQHYQMGYSVWDAFLRTKRYANRERSIDTVAWEMLEAMSLKEYADERPKNLPYGMQRRVEIARAMSIRPKLLLLDEPAAGLNSVDVEGLIKLIRWIHDEFDITIWMIEHQMKVVMTLCEHIKVIDFGSTIADGTPEEIQSNPVVIKAYLGDDTI
- a CDS encoding MFS transporter, translating into MSHPSAIDADNRRMFIFLLVLVLAVAAAFQGWRTLYNNFAVELAGLTGEQNGLVQSLREVPGFLSLLVIYIMLVVREHTLVALSVLTLGVGVAITGFFPSFHGVIFTTLIMSFGFHYYETVHQSLVLQYFNKAQAPAVMGRMRGFSSGANIAVGIAIFLLSPVLEYHTLFLLFGCVAVLAALWCFTQNPVSRHTVPQRRGMVLRRRYWLFYLLTFFSGARRQIFVAFAVFLMVQRFGFSVQEITALFILNNAVNWFLSPAIGRAVTRFGERRMLTLEYAALIAVFVGYAVVQSKLLVAALYILDHVFYNFAMAIKTYFQKIADPADIAPSMAVSFTINHIAAVFIPAVGGMLWMVDYRIPFLGAAGLACVSLVLSQFIRTPAPEEDR
- a CDS encoding branched-chain amino acid ABC transporter permease, coding for MLQSILQYIINSLQWGSFYALIAIGYTLVYGVLLLINFAHGDVFMVGAYIAFFISSLLLAEFSGFLSGWTLVAMAIPLTMILTACVGVTLERVAYRPLRRKGAHRLYVVITALMCGLILENGNLALLGASRKKFPDIVDTVVINLGGVVTITNLKLMVIITAVLTFLLLNWIVTKTKIGMAMRAVSFDKFAVPLMGIPLNTVIVFTFVLGSGFAGLAGMLFAMSYPILEPYMGALIGWKAFIAAVVGGIGDIRGAFIGGFLLAFIEIGVASVLPSSYRDLFAFSILLMILWVKPTGLFGVAKTTKI
- a CDS encoding ABC transporter ATP-binding protein — translated: MLLSIENLFVKYGNIEALHGISFHVDQGEIVTLIGANGAGKSTTLNTIMRLPPPEAPRVTAGDIKYRGQSILTVEPHDVVAKLNLALAPEGRRIFGNLTVMENLTLATYARKNDPASEIQRDLSRIFDLFPRLAERKNQRSESLSGGEQQMLAVGRALMTKCEVLLLDEPSMGLAPLLMYEMFRTLKQINQEDGLTIVVVEQNAKVALSLAHRGYVLDTGEIVASGPAEKLANDPEVKKAYLGG
- a CDS encoding branched-chain amino acid ABC transporter permease yields the protein MQKHTFTIALFLACLGLVGAAQFNVLDQYILTVIMFIGINIILSSSLNIVNGYMGEFACGHAGFMCVGAYISSVLSVVLFTRDRVFGDAWFPPEFAWIGFPVVILIGAAVAALAGLIVALPSFKTRGDYLAIITIAANYMVISVIENMDAIGGPRGFQGMKRVVNSMHDVVNIPWMLIWIIIGTIFSVWLIRRFVSSTYGKGIIAINQDEVAANIMGVNTDKMKIAAFMLSAGLAGLAGGLFAHVYGYVNPQSFNIMKSTECLVMVYLGGMGSLSGSVLSAILFTLLIESLRFIIPGVDTLLHSLGIVPDSYEISQVWKWVIIPMILFFLMQFRPEGIMGNRELPDIFPKLRKYYSFK